The proteins below come from a single Metarhizium brunneum chromosome 1, complete sequence genomic window:
- the psiD_0 gene encoding L-tryptophan decarboxylase — protein MTVFPSPSYQNQGSRDGIWLPSAPHKLTHWLQNFIKVVDSRSNDASLHPAVQDLKDLVESTPSLRMWASAMFDEIPNKIPYNKSPADHKLVRGYQHMFELFSVIVAEIAPTWSMAEGGHGLVGLPFQAILDWPMGTPSGHAFFLSQDVNEKFKVILDTWRDGVLKTSKSQHVITTGDGGWLCKEALMAFEKDANLNSQQWHAFQDLFRCDPKEDPVHWGYKSWDDFFPEWVVNACESRPILVKSNVKEYDRFWLKGQNYSVKEMLNHSHLAGEFVGGTAYQALLILTSYHRWASPVSGHVVHAEIVNGTYFSERQTNGLFSSPVGPPEYNQVYMSHVATRAIIYIKAPDPVGLMCLIAVGTADVSTCEIASKFATAWPQPVRKGEEIGMFHYGGSSLCLLFRRGVRLAWVDAAIPGNSEQNLPVRGALAVAYAAGQ, from the exons TAGAAGCAATGACGCTTCTCTCCACCCTGCTGTCCAAGATCTCAAAGATCTCGTGGAAAGCACGCCCAGCCTCCGTATGTGGGCGTCGGCCATGTTCGACGAGATCCCCAACAAGATTCCCTACAACAAGAGCCCGGCCGATCACAAGCTCGTTCGAGGCTATCAACACATGTTTGAGTTATTCAGTGTCATCGTCGCGGAAATTGCTCCGACCTGGAGCATGGCCGAAGGAGGACACGGGCTTGTTGGGCTCCCATTCCAAGCCATTTTGGACTGGCCTATGGGAACACCAAGCGGGCatgccttcttcttgagccAAGATGTGAATGAAAAGTTCAAAGTCATACTAGACACGTGGAGAGACGGTGTTTTGAAGACGAGCAAGTCCCAGCACGTCATTACGACTGGCGATGGGGGCTGGCTGTGCAAGGAGGCGCTGATGGCCTTTGAGAAGGACGCCAATTTGAACAGTCAGCAATGGCACGCATTCCAGGACTTGTTCCGATGTGATCCAAAGGAAGACCCGGTTCACTGGGGCTATAAATCATGGGACGACTTTTTT CCCGAGTGGGTGGTGAATGCTTGTGAATCCAGGCCGATCCTGGTAAAATCTAACGTGAAGGAATATGACAGATTCTGGCTGAAGGGCCAGAACTATTCGGTCAAAGAAATGCTGAATCATAGCCACTTGGCAGGCGAGTTTGTCGGCGGTACGGCGTATCAAGCTCTCTTGATTCTAACGTCATATCACCGATGGGCTTCTCCCGTGTCCGGGCATGTCGTACATGCCGAGATTGTTAATGGAACTTACTTCTCAGAGCGGCAAACCAATGGACTTTTTAGCAGCCCGGTAGGACCGCCCGAGTATAACCAAGTCTATATGAGTCACGTCGCCACGCGGGCCATCATCTATATCAAGGCACCAGACCCGGTCGGTTTAATGTGCCTGATAGCTGTTGGGACCGCGGATGTATCGACATGTGAGATCGCCAGCAAGTTTGCAACCGCTTGGCCGCAACCCGTGAGGAAGGGGGAGGAGATCGGCATGTTTCACTATGGAGGCTCGAGCCTGTGTCTGCTTTTCCGGAGGGGAGTAAGACTGGCATGGGTCGATGCAGCGATTCCTGGCAATTCGGAGCAGAATCTTCCAGTTCGCGGTGCGCTCGCAGTTGCTTATGCAGCGGGACAGTGA